In the genome of Raphanus sativus cultivar WK10039 chromosome 4, ASM80110v3, whole genome shotgun sequence, one region contains:
- the LOC108849263 gene encoding uncharacterized protein LOC108849263 isoform X1, with the protein MSVPNRPVKEETFIFDFPFVGCCVCLPSFFLFGGRKLRPIYNTTTMEELHKTTTGLKKAYAEIILNTAKESAARVMLSDRKSARFHHDLSETKEEALRLLVRLKHMIDAKTIEADVISSNQQRKIDVLEAQLHEAEDIITDLRSEVRWVRDRLEKAKAFESQELDLVNMEEEEEEEEEEEEDTVSVHKAVVESLNPDQEHDVDCENDEKQFDGLSVVNTLHACEPQELNVVSEEEVETVSVHEIDPEVVLESVKPDQVDRGSYENDESSEKAKASESQERNLVNMEEERVSAHKVEPEVVVESVNTDHSSAHDVECENDINLEKAKASESQEQNIVNKEEESVSAHKVVVESLKPNQEVADTCFSHENDFDGLSVVVDTMMGNDVCESELDGDIRIKKLELSRNGCTQRIHALERVVLERQSSSSADEEGTTEKDSEENLSSSGKAGTLENKRCLVLALRASSAEVVTMPSLGFKKTSKARKLRGRRKRRFGKPKAKSVRSQSQLIKPCQSQSNVTSSKTSTSDGEDSIESEEVDDLKTCKELKEQLQLKRTLESGDISIDRKGKKSKNMHVTGNFVEACQESNLVSINVEDADLTESETKIKPLPRWRSRKEDALVDVLISCEGEEDSVILSTKTASSLVNLRSDSKVSSVVSDQISESPPRANVNRLLKYTFQRKRKRGSANINDDSNNLPWKQHQENKAQDQIESTLSK; encoded by the exons ATGTCAGTTCCTAACCGACCGGTGAAAGAagaaacatttatttttgatttccCTTTTGTGGGTTGCTGTGTCTGTCTACCGAGTTTCTTTCTCTTCGGCGGGAGAAAATTGAGACCGATATATAATACTACGACCATGGAAGAGTTACAT AAAACGACAACAGGCTTGAAGAAAGCTTACGCGGAGATAATCCTAAACACGGCGAAGGAATCGGCGGCTAGGGTTATGCTTTCCGACAGAAAATCAGCTCGGTTTCACCACGATCTCTCCGAGACTAAAGAGGAAGCTCTTCGTTTGCTTGTCCGATTGAAACATATGATTGATGCTAAG ACGATTGAAGCAGATGTTATATCATCAAACCAGCAACGGAAAATTGATGTGCTTGAAGCTCAGCTTCACGAGGCTGAAGATATTATTACTGACCTTAGGTCTGAGGTTAGATGGGTGAGAGATAGATTGGAGAAAGCTAAGGCTTTTGAGTCTCAGGAACTGGACCTTGTGaacatggaagaagaagaagaagaagaagaagaagaagaagaagacacggTTTCTGTTCACAAGGCTGTTGTTGAAAGTTTGAATCCTGATCAAGAGCATGATGTTGACTGTGAAAATGATGAAAAGCAGTTTGACGGGTTAAGTGTGGTTAATACTTTACACGCTTGTGAGCCGCAGGAGCTGAATGTTGTGAGCGAGGAAGAAGTAGAAACGGTTTCTGTTCATGAGATTGATCCAGAGGTTGTGCTTGAAAGTGTGAAACCTGATCAGGTGGATCGTGGCTCATATGAAAATGATGAGAGTTCGGAGAAAGCAAAGGCTTCTGAGTCGCAGGAAAGGAACCTTGTGAACATGGAAGAAGAAAGGGTTTCTGCTCACAAGGTTGAACCAGAGGTTGTTGTTGAAAGTGTGAATACTGATCATAGCTCAGCACATGATGTTGAATGtgaaaatgatataaatttggAGAAAGCAAAGGCTTCTGAGTCTCAGGAGCAGAACATTGTGAACAAGGAAGAAGAATCGGTTTCTGCTCACAAGGTTGTTGTTGAAAGCTTGAAACCTAATCAAGAGGTTGCAGATACGTGCTTCTCTCATGAAAATGATTTTGACGGGTTAAGTGTTGTTGTTGATACTATGATGGGAAACGATGTATGTGAGTCAGAGTTGGATGGTGATATCAGAATCAAAAAGCTTGAGCTGTCTAGGAATGGTTGTACACAGAGGATCCATGCTTTGGAAAGGGTAGTTCTCGAGAGGCAGTCATCTTCTTCCGCAGATGAAGAAGGCACAACTGAGAAGGACAGTGAAGAGAACTTGAGCTCTTCTGGAAAAGCTGGCACTTTGGAAAACAAAAGATGTCTTGTTCTTGCTCTTAGAGCTAGTAGTGCAGAGGTGGTAACAATGCCATCATTAGGATTCAAGAAAACCAGCAAGGCGCGCAAATTAAGAGGAAGGAGAAAGAGAAGGTTTGGCAAACCAAAAGCCAAATCGGTTAGGTCTCAAAGTCAGCTTATAAAACCTTGTCAGTCTCAGTCTAATGTTACCTCTTCCAAGACATCAACTTCAGATGGCGAAGATTCCATTGAGAGTGAGGAGGTGGATGACCTTAAAACCTGTAAAGAGTTGAAAGAACAGTTGCAGCTAAAACGTACTCTAGAGAGTGGTGATATCAGTATAGACCGTAAAGGAAAAAAGAGCAAGAATATGCATGTGACTGGTAATTTTGTGGAGGCATGTCAAGAATCTAATTTAGTCTCCATTAATGTTGAGGATGCTGATTTAACGGAAAGCGAGACTAAGATAAAGCCACTTCCTCGTTGGAGATCAAGAAAAGAAGATGCGTTAGTAGATGTTTTGATAAGTTGTGAAGGTGAAGAAGATAGTGTGATTCTATCTACCAAGACGGCTTCTAGTTTGGTCAATCTGCGTTCTGACTCGAAAGTTAGTTCAGTAGTATCAGATCAAATCAGTGAGTCTCCTCCAAGAGCAAATGTAAATCGGCTTCTGAAGTACACATTCCAAAGGAAACGAAAGAGAGGATCTGCAAATATAAACGACGATAGTAATAACCTTCCATGGAAACAACATCAAGAAAACAAAGCTCAAGACCAAATTGAATCTACTTTGAGTAAATGA
- the LOC108849263 gene encoding uncharacterized protein LOC108849263 isoform X2, whose product MLSDRKSARFHHDLSETKEEALRLLVRLKHMIDAKTIEADVISSNQQRKIDVLEAQLHEAEDIITDLRSEVRWVRDRLEKAKAFESQELDLVNMEEEEEEEEEEEEDTVSVHKAVVESLNPDQEHDVDCENDEKQFDGLSVVNTLHACEPQELNVVSEEEVETVSVHEIDPEVVLESVKPDQVDRGSYENDESSEKAKASESQERNLVNMEEERVSAHKVEPEVVVESVNTDHSSAHDVECENDINLEKAKASESQEQNIVNKEEESVSAHKVVVESLKPNQEVADTCFSHENDFDGLSVVVDTMMGNDVCESELDGDIRIKKLELSRNGCTQRIHALERVVLERQSSSSADEEGTTEKDSEENLSSSGKAGTLENKRCLVLALRASSAEVVTMPSLGFKKTSKARKLRGRRKRRFGKPKAKSVRSQSQLIKPCQSQSNVTSSKTSTSDGEDSIESEEVDDLKTCKELKEQLQLKRTLESGDISIDRKGKKSKNMHVTGNFVEACQESNLVSINVEDADLTESETKIKPLPRWRSRKEDALVDVLISCEGEEDSVILSTKTASSLVNLRSDSKVSSVVSDQISESPPRANVNRLLKYTFQRKRKRGSANINDDSNNLPWKQHQENKAQDQIESTLSK is encoded by the exons ATGCTTTCCGACAGAAAATCAGCTCGGTTTCACCACGATCTCTCCGAGACTAAAGAGGAAGCTCTTCGTTTGCTTGTCCGATTGAAACATATGATTGATGCTAAG ACGATTGAAGCAGATGTTATATCATCAAACCAGCAACGGAAAATTGATGTGCTTGAAGCTCAGCTTCACGAGGCTGAAGATATTATTACTGACCTTAGGTCTGAGGTTAGATGGGTGAGAGATAGATTGGAGAAAGCTAAGGCTTTTGAGTCTCAGGAACTGGACCTTGTGaacatggaagaagaagaagaagaagaagaagaagaagaagaagacacggTTTCTGTTCACAAGGCTGTTGTTGAAAGTTTGAATCCTGATCAAGAGCATGATGTTGACTGTGAAAATGATGAAAAGCAGTTTGACGGGTTAAGTGTGGTTAATACTTTACACGCTTGTGAGCCGCAGGAGCTGAATGTTGTGAGCGAGGAAGAAGTAGAAACGGTTTCTGTTCATGAGATTGATCCAGAGGTTGTGCTTGAAAGTGTGAAACCTGATCAGGTGGATCGTGGCTCATATGAAAATGATGAGAGTTCGGAGAAAGCAAAGGCTTCTGAGTCGCAGGAAAGGAACCTTGTGAACATGGAAGAAGAAAGGGTTTCTGCTCACAAGGTTGAACCAGAGGTTGTTGTTGAAAGTGTGAATACTGATCATAGCTCAGCACATGATGTTGAATGtgaaaatgatataaatttggAGAAAGCAAAGGCTTCTGAGTCTCAGGAGCAGAACATTGTGAACAAGGAAGAAGAATCGGTTTCTGCTCACAAGGTTGTTGTTGAAAGCTTGAAACCTAATCAAGAGGTTGCAGATACGTGCTTCTCTCATGAAAATGATTTTGACGGGTTAAGTGTTGTTGTTGATACTATGATGGGAAACGATGTATGTGAGTCAGAGTTGGATGGTGATATCAGAATCAAAAAGCTTGAGCTGTCTAGGAATGGTTGTACACAGAGGATCCATGCTTTGGAAAGGGTAGTTCTCGAGAGGCAGTCATCTTCTTCCGCAGATGAAGAAGGCACAACTGAGAAGGACAGTGAAGAGAACTTGAGCTCTTCTGGAAAAGCTGGCACTTTGGAAAACAAAAGATGTCTTGTTCTTGCTCTTAGAGCTAGTAGTGCAGAGGTGGTAACAATGCCATCATTAGGATTCAAGAAAACCAGCAAGGCGCGCAAATTAAGAGGAAGGAGAAAGAGAAGGTTTGGCAAACCAAAAGCCAAATCGGTTAGGTCTCAAAGTCAGCTTATAAAACCTTGTCAGTCTCAGTCTAATGTTACCTCTTCCAAGACATCAACTTCAGATGGCGAAGATTCCATTGAGAGTGAGGAGGTGGATGACCTTAAAACCTGTAAAGAGTTGAAAGAACAGTTGCAGCTAAAACGTACTCTAGAGAGTGGTGATATCAGTATAGACCGTAAAGGAAAAAAGAGCAAGAATATGCATGTGACTGGTAATTTTGTGGAGGCATGTCAAGAATCTAATTTAGTCTCCATTAATGTTGAGGATGCTGATTTAACGGAAAGCGAGACTAAGATAAAGCCACTTCCTCGTTGGAGATCAAGAAAAGAAGATGCGTTAGTAGATGTTTTGATAAGTTGTGAAGGTGAAGAAGATAGTGTGATTCTATCTACCAAGACGGCTTCTAGTTTGGTCAATCTGCGTTCTGACTCGAAAGTTAGTTCAGTAGTATCAGATCAAATCAGTGAGTCTCCTCCAAGAGCAAATGTAAATCGGCTTCTGAAGTACACATTCCAAAGGAAACGAAAGAGAGGATCTGCAAATATAAACGACGATAGTAATAACCTTCCATGGAAACAACATCAAGAAAACAAAGCTCAAGACCAAATTGAATCTACTTTGAGTAAATGA
- the LOC108852026 gene encoding uncharacterized protein LOC108852026 — protein sequence MEMKRDLRVEEENMCTSLLTAFVVLSMACLKHFYSVSYLIEQWRSLVFLILNVVLLAVYFTSTRPIPGETQDFKTRCGSRMRMVRRKKSRKTRMVEEQACSGQDFVVVEPQEVIKNCVVEEKKRDYPEFEETVKGCLLHKKEVESNGEEDDFEPGRLSNEELNERVEAFITTFRQHLVLDARRGRYRETDQKMRSKDSDISFLGREVTCSV from the coding sequence aTGGAGATGAAGAGAGACCTTAGAGTGGAGGAAGAAAACATGTGTACATCGTTGTTGACCGCTTTTGTTGTTCTTTCAATGGCTTGTCTAAAACATTTCTACTCAGTATCTTATTTGATCGAGCAATGGCGTTCTTTAGTCTTTCTTATACTCAACGTCGTTCTCTTAGCCGTTTACTTCACATCAACTCGTCCTATTCCCGGTGAGACTCAAGATTTCAAGACTCGTTGTGGAAGTAGAATGAGGATGGTGCGACGTAAGAAGAGTAGGAAGACAAGGATGGTGGAGGAACAAGCTTGTTCCGGACAAGATTTCGTTGTCGTGGAACCACAGGAAGTGATCAAGAACTGTGTAGTGGAGGAGAAGAAAAGGGATTATCCTGAATTCGAGGAAACTGTGAAAGGTTGCTTGCTTCACAAGAAGGAGGTGGAGTctaatggagaagaagatgattttGAGCCAGGGAGGTTATCTAATGAGGAGCTTAACGAGAGAGTGGAGGCGTTCATCACAACGTTCAGACAACATTTGGTACTTGATGCGCGACGAGGTAGATACAGAGAAACTGACCAGAAGATGAGATCAAAAGACTCTGACATTAGCTTTTTAGGTCGAGAGGTCACTTGTTCAGTTTAA
- the LOC108852918 gene encoding napin-like: MANKLFLVSATLAFFFLLTNASIYRTVVEVDEDDATNPAGPFRLPRCRKEFQQAQRLRACQQWLHRQAMQSGSGPSWTLDGEFDFEDEDDMENPQRPPLLQQCCNELHQEEPICVCPTLKGASKAVKQQVRQQGQMQGQQMQHVISRIYQTATHLPRVCSIPQVSVCPFQKTYY, encoded by the coding sequence ATGGCGAACAAGCTCTTCCTCGTCTCGGCAACTCTCGCCTTCTTTTTCCTTCTCACCAATGCCTCGATCTACCGAACAGTCGTGGAAGTCGATGAAGATGATGCCACAAATCCAGCCGGCCCATTCAGGCTTCCAAGATGTAGGAAGGAGTTTCAGCAAGCACAACGCCTAAGAGCTTGCCAACAATGGCTCCACAGGCAAGCAATGCAGTCCGGTAGTGGTCCTAGCTGGACTCTCGACGGTGAGTTTGATTTCGAAGACGAAGACGACATGGAGAACCCCCAGAGACCGCCACTACTCCAGCAGTGCTGCAATGAGCTCCACCAGGAAGAGCCAATTTGTGTTTGCCCAACCTTGAAAGGAGCATCCAAAGCCGTTAAACAACAGGTTCGACAACAGGGACAAATGCAGGGACAGCAGATGCAACATGTAATTAGCCGTATCTACCAGACCGCTACTCATTTACCTAGAGTATGCAGCATCCCCCAAGTTAGCGTTTGCCCCTTCCAGAAGACCTACTACTAG
- the LOC108848800 gene encoding ABC transporter B family member 22-like — MKIWGSIRLMFMNADGVDWMLMGLGLIGAIGDGFITPIMFFITGLLLNDIGGSFNDVTFMKAVTKNAVAMLSVAGASWVVCFLEGYCWTRTGERQAARMRERYLKAVLRQDVVYFDLHVTSTSDITKSVFSDSLVIQDVLSEKLPNFLMSASAFVASYIVGFITLWRLTIIGFPFIVLLLIPGLMYGRAVISITRKIREEYNEAGSIAKQAISSVRTVYAFGSETKLIAKFSAALQGSVKLGLRQGLVKGITLGSNGIIYAIWGFMTWYGSRMVMYQGAKGGNIFAVIMCVTSGGISLGRGLSNLKYFSEVVVTGERITKVIKRVPDIDSDNLEGQILENFKGEVHFNHVKFMYPSRPETPIFEDLCLRIPSGKTVALVGGSGSGKSTVISLLQRFYDPVAGEVLIDDVPINKLQVKWLRSQMGLVSQEPVLFGTSIRQNILFGKEDASMDEVMEAAKASNAHAFISQFPHGCNTQVGERGVVMSGGQKQRIAIARAIVKSPKILLLDEATSALDSESERVVQEALYNASAGRTTIVIAHRLSTIRNADVICVVHNGRIVETGSHEELMENLDGHYTSLVRLQQMENEESDGRIVETGSHEELMENLDGHYTSLVRLQQMENEESDVNISVRVQGGQLSILRKYLKYSPKLSFIDSRSNWLTNSSDDSILSGSMHKDKKTHVPSFKRLMKMNRPEWKHALSGCLSAALYGAVQPLNAYVVGSMVSMYFLTSHDEIRERTRIYVLVFVGLALFVFLTNIVQHYSFAYMSENLTKRIQEKMLTKMLTFELNWFDEGENSGGAACSRLAKEANLVRTLIGERVSFLVQTISGVAIACALGLVIAWRLAIVMIAVQPLVVVCFYTQRFLLKSMSKKATKAQDESCKLATEAVSNIRTIIAFSSQERILKLLDMVQDGPRRESVRQSWLAGIVLGTSRSLLACTTVLNYWYGGRLIAYGKIVAKAFFEMFMIFVSTGKAIADAGTMTTDLAKGSDAVESVFAVLDRCTTIEPEDPNGYLPEKIKGLISFVNVDFAYPTRPNVVIFKDFSIEIEEGKSTAIVGPSGSGKSTIISLIERFYDPLKGSVRIDGRDLKSYNLRSLRQHIALVSQEPALFAGTIRENIMYGGGASENIDESEIIEAAKAANAHEFITSLSNGYDTNCGDRGVQLSGGQKQRIAIARAVLKNPSVLLLDEATSALDSQSERVVQDALVRVMVGRTSVVIAHRLSTIQNYNVIAVLDKGKVVERGNHSSLLAKGPTGAYFSLVNLQRNLF, encoded by the exons ATGAAGATTTGGGGAAGCATAAGATTGATGTTTATGAACGCGGACGGTGTGGACTGGATGTTGATGGGATTAGGATTAATAGGAGCCATTGGTGATGGCTTCATCACTCCTATTATGTTTTTCATCACCGGCTTACTACTGAATGACATAGGTGGTTCTTTCAATGATGTAACCTTCATGAAAGCCGTCACCAAG AATGCTGTAGCTATGCTTTCTGTGGCTGGTGCATCTTGGGTGGTCTGTTTCCTCG aaGGATATTGCTGGACAAGAACAGGGGAGAGACAAGCAGCAAGAATGAGAGAAAGATACTTGAAAGCAGTGTTGAGACAAGATGTGGTTTACTTTGATCTTCATGTGACAAGCACTTCTGATATTACGAAAAGTGTTTTCAGTGACAGCCTCGTCATCCAAGACGTCCTCAGTGAAAAG TTACCGAACTTTTTGATGAGTGCATCTGCGTTTGTCGCAAGCTACATAGTGGGTTTCATCACGCTGTGGAGACTCACAATCATAGGCTTCCCGTTCATCGTTCTCCTCTTGATCCCTGGACTGATGTACGGACGAGCCGTCATCAGCATCACAAGAAAAATACGGGAAGAGTACAACGAAGCTGGATCTATTGCAAAGCAAGCCATCTCTTCGGTGCGAACCGTCTACGCATTTGGCAGTGAGACTAAGTTGATTGCTAAATTCTCAGCTGCCCTTCAGGGCTCAGTGAAACTAGGGCTGAGACAAGGGCTAGTTAAGGGAATCACCCTCGGAAGCAATGGTATCATCTACGCCATTTGGGGGTTCATGACTTGGTACGGAAGTCGGATGGTTATGTACCAAGGCGCCAAAGGCGGTAACATCTTTGCAGTCATTATGTGCGTTACCTCTGGCGGCAT ATCACTTGGTCGAGGTTTGTCGAATCTCAAATATTTTTCAGAGGTGGTCGTGACAGGGGAAAGGATTACCAAAGTGATAAAAAGAGTTCCGGATATTGATTCGGACAACTTGGAAGGTCAAATACTAGAGAACTTCAAAGGAGAAGTCCACTTTAACCATGTGAAATTCATGTACCCCTCTAGACCTGAAACCCCAATCTTTGAGGATTTATGTTTGAGAATTCCATCTGGAAAAACTGTGGCTCTGGTTGGTGGAAGCGGGTCGGGAAAATCAACTGTGATATCACTTTTGCAGAGGTTCTATGACCCAGTCGCAGGAGAGGTTCTCATTGATGATGTGCCCATTAATAAGCTGCAGGTGAAGTGGTTGAGGTCGCAAATGGGTCTAGTCAGCCAAGAGCCAGTGCTCTTCGGCACATCTATAAGGCAAAACATTTTATTTGGTAAAGAAGATGCGTCTATGGATGAAGTAATGGAAGCTGCAAAGGCCTCAAATGCTCATGCTTTTATCTCTCAGTTCCCTCATGGTTGCAATACCCAG GTTGGAGAGAGAGGAGTGGTAATGTCAGGAGGTCAGAAGCAGAGGATCGCAATTGCACGTGCGATagtcaaatcaccaaaaattcTCCTTTTAGACGAGGCAACAAGTGCACTGGACTCAGAATCAGAGAGGGTAGTCCAAGAAGCCTTGTACAATGCCTCTGCTGGCCGTACAACTATTGTTATAGCACACCGCCTCTCTACTATACGTAATGCTGATGTTATTTGTGTAGTCCATAATGGTCGCATTGTAGAAACTGGATCACATGAAGAGCTCATGGAGAATTTGGATGGTCACTATACTTCTCTAGTTCGCTTGCAACAGATGGAGAATGAAGAATCCGATGGCCGCATTGTAGAAACTGGATCACATGAAGAGCTCATGGAGAATTTGGACGGTCACTATACTTCTCTAGTTCGCTTGCAACAGATGGAGAATGAAGAATCTGATGTTAACATCAGCGTAAGGGTGCAAGGGGGTCAATTATCgattttgagaaaatatttgAAGTATAGTCCAAAACTTTCTTTTATCGATAGCAGGTCTAACTGGTTAACTAATTCAAGCGATGATTCGATTCTTTCTGGTTCGATGCATAAGGATAAGAAGACGCATGTACCATCGTTTAAGAGATTGATGAAAATGAATAGACCAGAATGGAAACATGCACTGTCTGGTTGCTTAAGTGCAGCTTTATATGGGGCCGTACAACCACTAAACGCATATGTAGTGGGATCGATGGTGTCAATGTATTTCCTAACGAGTCATGACGAGATCAGGGAGAGAACAAGAATCTACGTGTTGGTTTTTGTTGGTCTAGCTCTGTTTGTTTTCTTGACTAATATCGTTCAACATTATAGTTTTGCTTACATGAGCGAAAACCTAACAAAACGTATCCAAGAAAAGATGCTCACAAAGATGTTGACCTTTGAACTCAATTGGTTCGATGAAGGCGAGAACTCCGGTGGTGCAGCTTGCTCAAGACTTGCAAAAGAAGCTAACTTG GTGAGGACACTGATTGGTGAACGGGTGTCATTTTTGGTACAAACCATATCGGGAGTGGCTATAGCTTGCGCACTTGGTTTGGTCATCGCTTGGCGATTAGCCATTGTGATGATTGCGGTGCAACCACTTGTTGTTGTGTGTTTCTACACTCAACGCTTTCTGCTCAAAAGCATGTCCAAGAAAGCAACTAAAGCCCAAGACGAGAGTTGCAAACTGGCCACAGAAGCTGTCTCCAATATTCGAACCATCATAGCTTTCTCGTCACAGGAACGGATTCTGAAATTACTCGATATGGTCCAAGACGGTCCGCGGAGAGAAAGTGTTCGCCAATCGTGGCTAGCAGGAATTGTGTTGGGGACTTCGCGAAGCCTTTTAGCGTGCACTACGGTTTTGAATTACTGGTATGGTGGAAGGCTAATAGCATATGGAAAAATCGTGGCAAAAGCATTCTTTGAGATGTTTATGATCTTCGTGAGTACGGGCAAGGCTATTGCAGACGCTGGGACCATGACTACCGATCTAGCCAAGGGCTCGGATGCAGTTGAATCTGTGTTTGCAGTGTTGGATCGATGTACAACCATTGAGCCGGAGGATCCAAATGGGTATCTTCCGGAAAAGATAAAGGGACTAATCAGCTTTGTCAATGTGGACTTTGCTTACCCCACTCGACCAAATGTGGTAATATTCAAGGACTTTTCCATTGAGATAGAGGAAGGAAAGTCGACAGCTATTGTAGGTCCGAGTGGTTCAGGTAAGTCGACAATAATTAGTTTGATCGAGCGGTTCTACGACCCTTTAAAGGGTTCTGTGAGAATCGATGGCCGTGATCTGAAGTCGTATAATTTGAGGTCTCTTCGTCAACACATAGCTTTGGTTAGCCAAGAGCCAGCTTTATTCGCCGGGACTATCCGAGAAAATATCATGTACGGAGGAGGAGCATCTGAAAACATCGACGAGTCGGAGATCATCGAGGCGGCAAAGGCAGCAAATGCTCACGAATTCATCACATCACTATCGAACGGCTACGACACAAACTGCGGAGACAGAGGAGTACAGCTATCGGGTGGGCAGAAACAGAGGATCGCGATAGCTCGTGCGGTTTTGAAGAACCCGTCCGTGCTGCTCCTCGATGAAGCAACGAGTGCTTTGGACAGCCAGTCTGAGCGCGTGGTCCAGGACGCACTCGTGCGAGTGATGGTGGGGAGGACGAGCGTAGTGATCGCGCATAGGCTTAGCACGATCCAGAACTACAACGTGATCGCGGTTTTGGACAAAGGGAAAGTAGTTGAACGTGGAAACCACTCGTCCTTGTTGGCAAAGGGTCCCACGGGAGCTTACTTCTCATTGGTCAATCTCCAAAGAAATCTCTTTTGA